From Candoia aspera isolate rCanAsp1 chromosome 4, rCanAsp1.hap2, whole genome shotgun sequence, a single genomic window includes:
- the LOC134497193 gene encoding vomeronasal type-2 receptor 26-like, translated as MAPNEAPLYVGILQLLQHFGWKWVGLFASESESGKQFLQKMQLLLSENGICSAFLQQVPGIPSIADLDKQSGLLSTLYRHYEDSRTNTFVIYGESVLLVWLSGVIFTLDTTFKENISFRKVWIMTSQFDFILTGFQKSWNLQLFNGAISFQIPSNEVLGFKAFVQSIKPSLRPRDGFIKEFWEQAFDCFFPNSGLPTMDIGQCTGEENLEKLPGPLFEMEMTGHSYSIYNGVFAVAHSLQALLSKGPNQGKRVVGNMVRVTDLQPWQLHPFLQGISFNNSAGEGVFFNDKREVTGGFDVINMITFPNRSFQRVKVGRLDPNAAKGKKMVIDENRLLWHPGFNQVLPISLCNEYCYPGTWKRRMEGRPSCCYDCVPCPEGKISDKMEMEDCFKCPEDQYPSKEQDCCITKKSSFLSYEEPLGISLASAAVAFCLITAWILGTFIKHKDTPIVKANNRDLTYTLLVSLLLCFLSPFLFLSLPGKVTCLLQQPSFGLIFSVAVSCVLAKTITVVVAFMATKPGSQMRKWVGKRLALLILFSCSLFQAILCSVWLATSPPFPELDMHSFMETMLLQCNEGSILMFYFVLGYLGFLALASFIVSYFARNLPDSFNEAKFITFSMLAFCSVWVSFVPSYLSTTGKAMVAVEIFSILSSSAALLGCIFFPKCYIIVLRPKMNNREQLIKRILSMITLQGFEFHPRIFGVHVPS; from the exons ATGGCCCCAAATGAGGCTCCGCTGTATGTTGGGATTCTCCAATTGTTACAGCATTTTGGatggaagtgggttgggctgttTGCTTCTGAGAGTGAGAGCGGAAAACAATTTTTGCAGAAAATGCAGCTTTTGCTTTCAGAGAATGGAATCTGTTCAGCTTTCCTACAACAAGTCCCAGGAATACCCAGTATTGCTGACTTGGATAAACAGAGTGGTCTACTGTCTACTCTTTATAGACATTACGAAGACAGCAGGACAAACACATTTGTCATCTATGGAGAATCTGTGTTGCTTGTATGGCTCTCAGGTGTCATATTTACGCTGGACActacatttaaagaaaatatatcttttaGAAAGGTTTGGATCATGACTAGTCAATTTGATTTTATCCTAACAGGATTTCAAAAGTCTTGGAACCTCCAGTTGTTCAATGGGGCCATTTCCTTTCAAATTCCTTCAAATGAGGTTCTGGGATTCAAGGCATTtgttcagtccataaaaccttctTTGAGGCCCAGAGATGGATTTATAAAGGAATTTTGGGAGCAAGCATTTGACTGTTTCTTCCCTAATTCAGGATTGCCAACAATGGACATTGGACAGTGCACTGGGGAGGAGAACCTGGAGAAACTTCCTGGACCTctctttgaaatggaaatgaCTGGTCATAGTTATAGTATCTACAATGGTGTCTTCGCTGTGGCTCATTCTTTGCAGGCCTTACTATCAAAGGGACCAAACCAGGGCAAAAGGGTGGTGGGAAACATGGTTCGAGTCAcagatctccagccttggcag cTCCACCCATTTCTCCAAGGCATTTCTTTCAACAACTCAGCTGGAGAAGGAGTCTTCTTTAATGACAAAAGGGAAGTAACAGGAGGATTTGATGTTATCAACATGATCACTTTTCCTAACAGGTCATTTCAGAGAGTTAAAGTTGGAAGGCTAGATCCTAatgctgcaaaaggaaaaaaaatggtcattgatgaaaataggcttctctggcACCCCGGTTTCAACCAG GTTCTTCCCATTTCTCTCTGTAATGAGTACTGTTACCCAGGAACCTGgaagagaaggatggaagggagaccatcctgctgctatgactgtgttcCATGTCCAGAGGGAAAGATTTCAGATAAGATGG AGATGGAAGATTGTTTCAAATGTCCTGAAGATCAGTATCCCAGCAAGGAGCAAGATTGTTGCATCACCAAAAAATCAAGTTTCCTGTCTTATGAAGAACCTTTAGGGATCTCCTTGGCATCAgctgctgttgctttttgcttgatAACAGCCTGGATACTTGGAACGTTTATTAAGCACAAGGACACCCCCATAgtgaaagccaacaaccgggacctcacttACACCCTCCTGGTGTCCCTTTTGctctgctttctctctccctttcttttcctcagCCTACCTGGGAAAGTGACCTGCCTCCTCCAGCAACCATCTTTTGGCctcatcttctcagtggctgtttcttgtgtcctggccaaaaccatcactgtggttgtggctttcatggccaccaagccaggatctcaGATGAGGAAATGGGTAGGGAAAAGACTGGCCCTTTTGATTCTTTTTTCCTGCTCTCTTTTCCAAGCCATCCTTTGTTCTGTGTGGTTGGCAACCTCTCCTCCATTCCCTGAGTTAGACATGCACTCCTTTATGGAAACCATGCttttgcaatgcaatgaaggctccatCCTCATGTTCTATTTTGTCCTGGGCTACCTTGGCTTCTTGGCTCTTGCCAGCTTCATTGTGTCATACTTTGCACGTAATTTGcctgacagctttaatgaagccaagttcatcaccttcagcatgttggcttTTTGCAGCGTGTGGGTGTCCTTTGTGCCAAGCTACCTGAGCACGACAGGGaaagccatggtggctgtggagatcttctccatcttgtcctccagtgctgccttactgggatgtatctttttccccaaatgctacatcattgtgCTGAGGCCCAAAATGAACAACAGGGAGCAATTAATAAAAAG aatcctcTCTATGATTACATTGCAAGGATTTGAATTTCATCCCCGTATTTTTGGAGTGCATGTCCCAAGTTGA